The Capra hircus breed San Clemente chromosome 25, ASM170441v1, whole genome shotgun sequence genome has a window encoding:
- the MAZ gene encoding myc-associated zinc finger protein isoform X6, producing the protein MFPVFPCTLLAPPFPVLGLDSRGVGGLMNSFPPPQGHAQNPLQVGAELQSRFFASQGCAQSPFQAAPAPPPTPQAPAAEPLQVDLLPVLAAAQESAAAAAAAAAAAAAAAVAAAPPAPAAASTVDTAALKQPPAPPPPPPPVSAPAAEAAPPVSAATIAAAAATAVVAPTSTVAVAPVASALEKKTKSKGPYICALCAKEFKNGYNLRRHEAIHTGAKAGRVPSGAMKMPTMVPLSLLSVPQLSGAGGGGGEAGAGGGAAAVAAGGVVTTTASGKRIRKNHACEMCGKAFRDVYHLNRHKLSHSDEKPYQCPVCQQRFKRKDRMSYHVRSHDGAVHKPYNCSHCGKSFSRPDHLNSHVRQVHSTERPFKCEASSSHSHFLQIKDPQGSDSFNLLPPSPYSPKL; encoded by the exons ATGTTCCCCGTGTTCCCTTGCACGCTGCTGGCCCCCCCCTTCCCCGTGCTGGGCCTGGACTCCCGGGGGGTGGGCGGCCTCATGAACTCCTTCCCGCCACCTCAGGGTCACGCCCAGAACCCCCTGCAGGTCGGGGCTGAGCTCCAGTCCCGCTTCTTTGCCTCCCAGGGCTGCGCCCAGAGTCCATTCCAG GCCGCGCCGGCGCCCCCACCCACGCCCCAGGCCCCGGCGGCCGAGCCCCTCCAGGTGGACTTGCTCCCGGTCCTTGCCGCCGCCCAGGAGTCCGCCGCGGCCGCggctgccgccgccgctgccgccgccgccgccgccgttgCTGCtgcgcccccggccccggccgccGCCTCCACTGTGGACACAGCGGCTCTGAAGCAGCCCCCGGCGCCTCCTCCGCCGCCCCCGCCGGTGTCGGCGCCCGCCGCCGAGGCCGCGCCCCCTGTCTCTGCCGCCACTATCGCCGCAGCCGCGGCCACCGCCGTCGTTGCCCCAACCTCGACGGTCGCCGTGGCCCCGGTCGCATCTGCCTTGGAGAAGAAGACAAAGAGCAAGGGGCCCTACATCTGCGCCTTGTGCGCCAAGGAGTTCAAGAACGGCTACAATCTCCGAAGGCACGAGGCCATCCACACCGGAGCCAAAGCCGGCCGGGTCCCCTCGGGTGCTATGAAGATGCCCACCATGGTGCCCCTAAGCCTCTTGAGCGTGCCCCAACTGAGCGGAgccggcgggggagggggagaggcggGTGCCGGCGGCGGAGCGGCCGCAGTGGCCGCCGGCGGCGTGGTGACCACGACCGCCTCGGGAAAGCGCATCCGGAAGAACCACGCCTGCGAGATGTGCGGCAAGGCCTTCCGCGACGTGTACCACCTGAACCGACACAAGCTGTCGCACTCGGACGAGAAGCCCTACCAGTGCCCGGTGTGCCAGCAGCGCTTCAAGCGCAAGGACCGCATGAGCTACCACGTGCGCTCACATGACGGCGCTGTGCACAAGCCCTACAACTGCTCCCACTGTGGCAAGAGCTTCTCCCG GCCGGATCACCTCAACAGTCACGTCAGACAAGTGCACTCAACAGAACGGCCCTTCAAATGTGAG GCCTCATCATCTCACTCCCATTTCCTACAGATCAAAGACCCCCAAGGCTCTGATTCCTTTAACCTCTTGCCCCCCTCGCCCTACTCCCCGAAGCTTTAA
- the MAZ gene encoding myc-associated zinc finger protein isoform X2, with protein sequence MFPVFPCTLLAPPFPVLGLDSRGVGGLMNSFPPPQGHAQNPLQVGAELQSRFFASQGCAQSPFQAAPAPPPTPQAPAAEPLQVDLLPVLAAAQESAAAAAAAAAAAAAAAVAAAPPAPAAASTVDTAALKQPPAPPPPPPPVSAPAAEAAPPVSAATIAAAAATAVVAPTSTVAVAPVASALEKKTKSKGPYICALCAKEFKNGYNLRRHEAIHTGAKAGRVPSGAMKMPTMVPLSLLSVPQLSGAGGGGGEAGAGGGAAAVAAGGVVTTTASGKRIRKNHACEMCGKAFRDVYHLNRHKLSHSDEKPYQCPVCQQRFKRKDRMSYHVRSHDGAVHKPYNCSHCGKSFSRPDHLNSHVRQVHSTERPFKCEKCEAAFATKDRLRAHTVRHEEKVPCHVCGKMLSSAYISDHMKVHSQGPHHVCELCNKGTGEVCPMAGEVCPMAAAAAAAAAAAAAVAAPPTAVGSLSGAEGVPVSSQPLPSQPW encoded by the exons ATGTTCCCCGTGTTCCCTTGCACGCTGCTGGCCCCCCCCTTCCCCGTGCTGGGCCTGGACTCCCGGGGGGTGGGCGGCCTCATGAACTCCTTCCCGCCACCTCAGGGTCACGCCCAGAACCCCCTGCAGGTCGGGGCTGAGCTCCAGTCCCGCTTCTTTGCCTCCCAGGGCTGCGCCCAGAGTCCATTCCAG GCCGCGCCGGCGCCCCCACCCACGCCCCAGGCCCCGGCGGCCGAGCCCCTCCAGGTGGACTTGCTCCCGGTCCTTGCCGCCGCCCAGGAGTCCGCCGCGGCCGCggctgccgccgccgctgccgccgccgccgccgccgttgCTGCtgcgcccccggccccggccgccGCCTCCACTGTGGACACAGCGGCTCTGAAGCAGCCCCCGGCGCCTCCTCCGCCGCCCCCGCCGGTGTCGGCGCCCGCCGCCGAGGCCGCGCCCCCTGTCTCTGCCGCCACTATCGCCGCAGCCGCGGCCACCGCCGTCGTTGCCCCAACCTCGACGGTCGCCGTGGCCCCGGTCGCATCTGCCTTGGAGAAGAAGACAAAGAGCAAGGGGCCCTACATCTGCGCCTTGTGCGCCAAGGAGTTCAAGAACGGCTACAATCTCCGAAGGCACGAGGCCATCCACACCGGAGCCAAAGCCGGCCGGGTCCCCTCGGGTGCTATGAAGATGCCCACCATGGTGCCCCTAAGCCTCTTGAGCGTGCCCCAACTGAGCGGAgccggcgggggagggggagaggcggGTGCCGGCGGCGGAGCGGCCGCAGTGGCCGCCGGCGGCGTGGTGACCACGACCGCCTCGGGAAAGCGCATCCGGAAGAACCACGCCTGCGAGATGTGCGGCAAGGCCTTCCGCGACGTGTACCACCTGAACCGACACAAGCTGTCGCACTCGGACGAGAAGCCCTACCAGTGCCCGGTGTGCCAGCAGCGCTTCAAGCGCAAGGACCGCATGAGCTACCACGTGCGCTCACATGACGGCGCTGTGCACAAGCCCTACAACTGCTCCCACTGTGGCAAGAGCTTCTCCCG GCCGGATCACCTCAACAGTCACGTCAGACAAGTGCACTCAACAGAACGGCCCTTCAAATGTGAG aaaTGTGAGGCAGCTTTTGCTACGAAGGATCGTCTGCGAGCCCACACAGTACGACACGAGGAGAAGGTGCCATGTCATGTGTGTGGCAAGATGTTGAGCTCGGCTTATATTTCGGACCACATGAAGGTGCACAGCCAGGGTCCTCACCATGTCTGTGAGCTCTGCAACAAAG GTACAGGTGAGGTCTGTCCAATGGCAGGTGAGGTCTGTCCAATggcggcagcggcggcagcagcggcggcagcggcagcagcagtggcagccccACCCACAGCCGTGGGCTCCCTCTCGGGGGCCGAGGGGGTGCCTGTGAGCTCTCAGCCACTTCCCTCCCAGCCCTGGTGA
- the MAZ gene encoding myc-associated zinc finger protein isoform X5: MDPGNWSSFIFQGHAQNPLQVGAELQSRFFASQGCAQSPFQAAPAPPPTPQAPAAEPLQVDLLPVLAAAQESAAAAAAAAAAAAAAAVAAAPPAPAAASTVDTAALKQPPAPPPPPPPVSAPAAEAAPPVSAATIAAAAATAVVAPTSTVAVAPVASALEKKTKSKGPYICALCAKEFKNGYNLRRHEAIHTGAKAGRVPSGAMKMPTMVPLSLLSVPQLSGAGGGGGEAGAGGGAAAVAAGGVVTTTASGKRIRKNHACEMCGKAFRDVYHLNRHKLSHSDEKPYQCPVCQQRFKRKDRMSYHVRSHDGAVHKPYNCSHCGKSFSRPDHLNSHVRQVHSTERPFKCEKCEAAFATKDRLRAHTVRHEEKVPCHVCGKMLSSAYISDHMKVHSQGPHHVCELCNKGTGEVCPMAGEVCPMAAAAAAAAAAAAAVAAPPTAVGSLSGAEGVPVSSQPLPSQPW; encoded by the exons ATGGATCCCGGCAACTGGAGCAGCTTCATCTTCCAG GGTCACGCCCAGAACCCCCTGCAGGTCGGGGCTGAGCTCCAGTCCCGCTTCTTTGCCTCCCAGGGCTGCGCCCAGAGTCCATTCCAG GCCGCGCCGGCGCCCCCACCCACGCCCCAGGCCCCGGCGGCCGAGCCCCTCCAGGTGGACTTGCTCCCGGTCCTTGCCGCCGCCCAGGAGTCCGCCGCGGCCGCggctgccgccgccgctgccgccgccgccgccgccgttgCTGCtgcgcccccggccccggccgccGCCTCCACTGTGGACACAGCGGCTCTGAAGCAGCCCCCGGCGCCTCCTCCGCCGCCCCCGCCGGTGTCGGCGCCCGCCGCCGAGGCCGCGCCCCCTGTCTCTGCCGCCACTATCGCCGCAGCCGCGGCCACCGCCGTCGTTGCCCCAACCTCGACGGTCGCCGTGGCCCCGGTCGCATCTGCCTTGGAGAAGAAGACAAAGAGCAAGGGGCCCTACATCTGCGCCTTGTGCGCCAAGGAGTTCAAGAACGGCTACAATCTCCGAAGGCACGAGGCCATCCACACCGGAGCCAAAGCCGGCCGGGTCCCCTCGGGTGCTATGAAGATGCCCACCATGGTGCCCCTAAGCCTCTTGAGCGTGCCCCAACTGAGCGGAgccggcgggggagggggagaggcggGTGCCGGCGGCGGAGCGGCCGCAGTGGCCGCCGGCGGCGTGGTGACCACGACCGCCTCGGGAAAGCGCATCCGGAAGAACCACGCCTGCGAGATGTGCGGCAAGGCCTTCCGCGACGTGTACCACCTGAACCGACACAAGCTGTCGCACTCGGACGAGAAGCCCTACCAGTGCCCGGTGTGCCAGCAGCGCTTCAAGCGCAAGGACCGCATGAGCTACCACGTGCGCTCACATGACGGCGCTGTGCACAAGCCCTACAACTGCTCCCACTGTGGCAAGAGCTTCTCCCG GCCGGATCACCTCAACAGTCACGTCAGACAAGTGCACTCAACAGAACGGCCCTTCAAATGTGAG aaaTGTGAGGCAGCTTTTGCTACGAAGGATCGTCTGCGAGCCCACACAGTACGACACGAGGAGAAGGTGCCATGTCATGTGTGTGGCAAGATGTTGAGCTCGGCTTATATTTCGGACCACATGAAGGTGCACAGCCAGGGTCCTCACCATGTCTGTGAGCTCTGCAACAAAG GTACAGGTGAGGTCTGTCCAATGGCAGGTGAGGTCTGTCCAATggcggcagcggcggcagcagcggcggcagcggcagcagcagtggcagccccACCCACAGCCGTGGGCTCCCTCTCGGGGGCCGAGGGGGTGCCTGTGAGCTCTCAGCCACTTCCCTCCCAGCCCTGGTGA
- the MAZ gene encoding myc-associated zinc finger protein isoform X1 has translation MFPVFPCTLLAPPFPVLGLDSRGVGGLMNSFPPPQGHAQNPLQVGAELQSRFFASQGCAQSPFQAAPAPPPTPQAPAAEPLQVDLLPVLAAAQESAAAAAAAAAAAAAAAVAAAPPAPAAASTVDTAALKQPPAPPPPPPPVSAPAAEAAPPVSAATIAAAAATAVVAPTSTVAVAPVASALEKKTKSKGPYICALCAKEFKNGYNLRRHEAIHTGAKAGRVPSGAMKMPTMVPLSLLSVPQLSGAGGGGGEAGAGGGAAAVAAGGVVTTTASGKRIRKNHACEMCGKAFRDVYHLNRHKLSHSDEKPYQCPVCQQRFKRKDRMSYHVRSHDGAVHKPYNCSHCGKSFSRPDHLNSHVRQVHSTERPFKCEKCEAAFATKDRLRAHTVRHEEKVPCHVCGKMLSSAYISDHMKVHSQGPHHVCELCNKGFTTAAYLRIHAVKDHGLQAPRADRILCKLCSVHCKTPAQLAGHMQTHLGGAAPPVPGDAPQPQPTC, from the exons ATGTTCCCCGTGTTCCCTTGCACGCTGCTGGCCCCCCCCTTCCCCGTGCTGGGCCTGGACTCCCGGGGGGTGGGCGGCCTCATGAACTCCTTCCCGCCACCTCAGGGTCACGCCCAGAACCCCCTGCAGGTCGGGGCTGAGCTCCAGTCCCGCTTCTTTGCCTCCCAGGGCTGCGCCCAGAGTCCATTCCAG GCCGCGCCGGCGCCCCCACCCACGCCCCAGGCCCCGGCGGCCGAGCCCCTCCAGGTGGACTTGCTCCCGGTCCTTGCCGCCGCCCAGGAGTCCGCCGCGGCCGCggctgccgccgccgctgccgccgccgccgccgccgttgCTGCtgcgcccccggccccggccgccGCCTCCACTGTGGACACAGCGGCTCTGAAGCAGCCCCCGGCGCCTCCTCCGCCGCCCCCGCCGGTGTCGGCGCCCGCCGCCGAGGCCGCGCCCCCTGTCTCTGCCGCCACTATCGCCGCAGCCGCGGCCACCGCCGTCGTTGCCCCAACCTCGACGGTCGCCGTGGCCCCGGTCGCATCTGCCTTGGAGAAGAAGACAAAGAGCAAGGGGCCCTACATCTGCGCCTTGTGCGCCAAGGAGTTCAAGAACGGCTACAATCTCCGAAGGCACGAGGCCATCCACACCGGAGCCAAAGCCGGCCGGGTCCCCTCGGGTGCTATGAAGATGCCCACCATGGTGCCCCTAAGCCTCTTGAGCGTGCCCCAACTGAGCGGAgccggcgggggagggggagaggcggGTGCCGGCGGCGGAGCGGCCGCAGTGGCCGCCGGCGGCGTGGTGACCACGACCGCCTCGGGAAAGCGCATCCGGAAGAACCACGCCTGCGAGATGTGCGGCAAGGCCTTCCGCGACGTGTACCACCTGAACCGACACAAGCTGTCGCACTCGGACGAGAAGCCCTACCAGTGCCCGGTGTGCCAGCAGCGCTTCAAGCGCAAGGACCGCATGAGCTACCACGTGCGCTCACATGACGGCGCTGTGCACAAGCCCTACAACTGCTCCCACTGTGGCAAGAGCTTCTCCCG GCCGGATCACCTCAACAGTCACGTCAGACAAGTGCACTCAACAGAACGGCCCTTCAAATGTGAG aaaTGTGAGGCAGCTTTTGCTACGAAGGATCGTCTGCGAGCCCACACAGTACGACACGAGGAGAAGGTGCCATGTCATGTGTGTGGCAAGATGTTGAGCTCGGCTTATATTTCGGACCACATGAAGGTGCACAGCCAGGGTCCTCACCATGTCTGTGAGCTCTGCAACAAAG GCTTCACCACGGCAGCATACCTGCGCATCCACGCGGTGAAGGACCATGGGCTCCAGGCCCCGCGGGCTGACCGCATCCTGTGCAAGCTGTGCAGCGTGCACTGCAAGACCCCTGCCCAGCTGGCCGGCCACATGCAGACCCATCTGGGGGGGGCCGCCCCCCCTGTCCCGGGAGATGCCCCCCAGCCACAGCCCACCTGCTGA
- the MAZ gene encoding myc-associated zinc finger protein isoform X3, whose product MFPVFPCTLLAPPFPVLGLDSRGVGGLMNSFPPPQGHAQNPLQVGAELQSRFFASQGCAQSPFQAAPAPPPTPQAPAAEPLQVDLLPVLAAAQESAAAAAAAAAAAAAAAVAAAPPAPAAASTVDTAALKQPPAPPPPPPPVSAPAAEAAPPVSAATIAAAAATAVVAPTSTVAVAPVASALEKKTKSKGPYICALCAKEFKNGYNLRRHEAIHTGAKAGRVPSGAMKMPTMVPLSLLSVPQLSGAGGGGGEAGAGGGAAAVAAGGVVTTTASGKRIRKNHACEMCGKAFRDVYHLNRHKLSHSDEKPYQCPVCQQRFKRKDRMSYHVRSHDGAVHKPYNCSHCGKSFSRPDHLNSHVRQVHSTERPFKCEKCEAAFATKDRLRAHTVRHEEKVPCHVCGKMLSSAYISDHMKVHSQGPHHVCELCNKGTGEVCPMAGEVCPMAAAAAAAAAAAAAVAAPPTAVGSLSGAEGVPVSSQPLPSQP is encoded by the exons ATGTTCCCCGTGTTCCCTTGCACGCTGCTGGCCCCCCCCTTCCCCGTGCTGGGCCTGGACTCCCGGGGGGTGGGCGGCCTCATGAACTCCTTCCCGCCACCTCAGGGTCACGCCCAGAACCCCCTGCAGGTCGGGGCTGAGCTCCAGTCCCGCTTCTTTGCCTCCCAGGGCTGCGCCCAGAGTCCATTCCAG GCCGCGCCGGCGCCCCCACCCACGCCCCAGGCCCCGGCGGCCGAGCCCCTCCAGGTGGACTTGCTCCCGGTCCTTGCCGCCGCCCAGGAGTCCGCCGCGGCCGCggctgccgccgccgctgccgccgccgccgccgccgttgCTGCtgcgcccccggccccggccgccGCCTCCACTGTGGACACAGCGGCTCTGAAGCAGCCCCCGGCGCCTCCTCCGCCGCCCCCGCCGGTGTCGGCGCCCGCCGCCGAGGCCGCGCCCCCTGTCTCTGCCGCCACTATCGCCGCAGCCGCGGCCACCGCCGTCGTTGCCCCAACCTCGACGGTCGCCGTGGCCCCGGTCGCATCTGCCTTGGAGAAGAAGACAAAGAGCAAGGGGCCCTACATCTGCGCCTTGTGCGCCAAGGAGTTCAAGAACGGCTACAATCTCCGAAGGCACGAGGCCATCCACACCGGAGCCAAAGCCGGCCGGGTCCCCTCGGGTGCTATGAAGATGCCCACCATGGTGCCCCTAAGCCTCTTGAGCGTGCCCCAACTGAGCGGAgccggcgggggagggggagaggcggGTGCCGGCGGCGGAGCGGCCGCAGTGGCCGCCGGCGGCGTGGTGACCACGACCGCCTCGGGAAAGCGCATCCGGAAGAACCACGCCTGCGAGATGTGCGGCAAGGCCTTCCGCGACGTGTACCACCTGAACCGACACAAGCTGTCGCACTCGGACGAGAAGCCCTACCAGTGCCCGGTGTGCCAGCAGCGCTTCAAGCGCAAGGACCGCATGAGCTACCACGTGCGCTCACATGACGGCGCTGTGCACAAGCCCTACAACTGCTCCCACTGTGGCAAGAGCTTCTCCCG GCCGGATCACCTCAACAGTCACGTCAGACAAGTGCACTCAACAGAACGGCCCTTCAAATGTGAG aaaTGTGAGGCAGCTTTTGCTACGAAGGATCGTCTGCGAGCCCACACAGTACGACACGAGGAGAAGGTGCCATGTCATGTGTGTGGCAAGATGTTGAGCTCGGCTTATATTTCGGACCACATGAAGGTGCACAGCCAGGGTCCTCACCATGTCTGTGAGCTCTGCAACAAAG GTACAGGTGAGGTCTGTCCAATGGCAGGTGAGGTCTGTCCAATggcggcagcggcggcagcagcggcggcagcggcagcagcagtggcagccccACCCACAGCCGTGGGCTCCCTCTCGGGGGCCGAGGGGGTGCCTGTGAGCTCTCAGCCACTTCCCTCCCAGCCCTG
- the MAZ gene encoding myc-associated zinc finger protein isoform X4 produces the protein MDPGNWSSFIFQGHAQNPLQVGAELQSRFFASQGCAQSPFQAAPAPPPTPQAPAAEPLQVDLLPVLAAAQESAAAAAAAAAAAAAAAVAAAPPAPAAASTVDTAALKQPPAPPPPPPPVSAPAAEAAPPVSAATIAAAAATAVVAPTSTVAVAPVASALEKKTKSKGPYICALCAKEFKNGYNLRRHEAIHTGAKAGRVPSGAMKMPTMVPLSLLSVPQLSGAGGGGGEAGAGGGAAAVAAGGVVTTTASGKRIRKNHACEMCGKAFRDVYHLNRHKLSHSDEKPYQCPVCQQRFKRKDRMSYHVRSHDGAVHKPYNCSHCGKSFSRPDHLNSHVRQVHSTERPFKCEKCEAAFATKDRLRAHTVRHEEKVPCHVCGKMLSSAYISDHMKVHSQGPHHVCELCNKGFTTAAYLRIHAVKDHGLQAPRADRILCKLCSVHCKTPAQLAGHMQTHLGGAAPPVPGDAPQPQPTC, from the exons ATGGATCCCGGCAACTGGAGCAGCTTCATCTTCCAG GGTCACGCCCAGAACCCCCTGCAGGTCGGGGCTGAGCTCCAGTCCCGCTTCTTTGCCTCCCAGGGCTGCGCCCAGAGTCCATTCCAG GCCGCGCCGGCGCCCCCACCCACGCCCCAGGCCCCGGCGGCCGAGCCCCTCCAGGTGGACTTGCTCCCGGTCCTTGCCGCCGCCCAGGAGTCCGCCGCGGCCGCggctgccgccgccgctgccgccgccgccgccgccgttgCTGCtgcgcccccggccccggccgccGCCTCCACTGTGGACACAGCGGCTCTGAAGCAGCCCCCGGCGCCTCCTCCGCCGCCCCCGCCGGTGTCGGCGCCCGCCGCCGAGGCCGCGCCCCCTGTCTCTGCCGCCACTATCGCCGCAGCCGCGGCCACCGCCGTCGTTGCCCCAACCTCGACGGTCGCCGTGGCCCCGGTCGCATCTGCCTTGGAGAAGAAGACAAAGAGCAAGGGGCCCTACATCTGCGCCTTGTGCGCCAAGGAGTTCAAGAACGGCTACAATCTCCGAAGGCACGAGGCCATCCACACCGGAGCCAAAGCCGGCCGGGTCCCCTCGGGTGCTATGAAGATGCCCACCATGGTGCCCCTAAGCCTCTTGAGCGTGCCCCAACTGAGCGGAgccggcgggggagggggagaggcggGTGCCGGCGGCGGAGCGGCCGCAGTGGCCGCCGGCGGCGTGGTGACCACGACCGCCTCGGGAAAGCGCATCCGGAAGAACCACGCCTGCGAGATGTGCGGCAAGGCCTTCCGCGACGTGTACCACCTGAACCGACACAAGCTGTCGCACTCGGACGAGAAGCCCTACCAGTGCCCGGTGTGCCAGCAGCGCTTCAAGCGCAAGGACCGCATGAGCTACCACGTGCGCTCACATGACGGCGCTGTGCACAAGCCCTACAACTGCTCCCACTGTGGCAAGAGCTTCTCCCG GCCGGATCACCTCAACAGTCACGTCAGACAAGTGCACTCAACAGAACGGCCCTTCAAATGTGAG aaaTGTGAGGCAGCTTTTGCTACGAAGGATCGTCTGCGAGCCCACACAGTACGACACGAGGAGAAGGTGCCATGTCATGTGTGTGGCAAGATGTTGAGCTCGGCTTATATTTCGGACCACATGAAGGTGCACAGCCAGGGTCCTCACCATGTCTGTGAGCTCTGCAACAAAG GCTTCACCACGGCAGCATACCTGCGCATCCACGCGGTGAAGGACCATGGGCTCCAGGCCCCGCGGGCTGACCGCATCCTGTGCAAGCTGTGCAGCGTGCACTGCAAGACCCCTGCCCAGCTGGCCGGCCACATGCAGACCCATCTGGGGGGGGCCGCCCCCCCTGTCCCGGGAGATGCCCCCCAGCCACAGCCCACCTGCTGA
- the KIF22 gene encoding kinesin-like protein KIF22 — translation MDAGVPARRRREMAAAISGAGRCRLSKVGAARRPPPARVRVAVRLRPFVDGTAGENDTPCVRGLDSCSLEIANWRNHQETLKYQFDAFYGERSSQQDIYAGSVQPILRHLLEGQNASVLAYGPTGAGKTHTMLGSPEQPGVIPRALMDLLQLTREEGAEGRPWALSVTMSYLEIYQEKVLDLLEPSSGDLVIREDCRGNILIPGLTQKAITSFADFERHFLPASRNRTVGATRLNQRSSRSHAVLLVKVDQRERLAPFRQREGKLYLIDLAGSEDNRRTGNKGLRLKESGAINTSLFVLGKVVDALNQGLPRVPYRDSKLTRLLQDSLGGSAHSILIANIAPERRFYLDTVSALNFAARSKEVINRPFTNESLQLPVLAPVKLSQKELLGPSEAKRARGPEEEETGSPELPIAPASASQKLSPLQKLSSMDPAMLERLLSLDRLLGSQGSQGTPLLSTPKRERMVLMKTVEEKDLEIERLKMKQKELEAKVLAQEAADPKEKENYSSTMLRPLARRTVTVAKPLKKAVVMPLQLIQEQAASPNAEIHILKKKGRKRKLESLDASQPEKAEDGWELQISPELLAHGRQKILDLLNEGSARDLRSLQRIGQKKAQLIVGWRELHGPFSQVEDLERVEGMSGKQMESFLKANILGLAAGQGCGPS, via the exons GGAGAAAACGACACCCCCTGTGTGCGGGGCCTGGACAGCTGTTCTCTGGAGATTGCCAACTGGAGGAACcaccaagagactctcaaataCCA GTTTGATGCTTTCTACGGGGAGAGGAGCTCTCAGCAGGACATCTATGCAGGATCGGTGCAGCCCATCCTGAGGCACTTGCTAGAAGGGCAGAATGCCAGTGTGCTCGCCTATGGGCCCACAGGGGCAG GGAAGACACACACCATGCTGGGCAGCCCAGAGCAGCCTGGGGTGATTCCTCGGGCTCTCATGGACCTCCTACAGCTCACGAGGGAGGAGGGTGCTGAGGGCCGGCCGTGGGCCCTCTCTGTTACTATGTCCTACTTAGAGATCTACCAGGAAAAG GTATTAGACCTCTTGGAACCTTCATCGGGAGACCTGGTGATCCGAGAAGACTGCCGAGGAAATATCCTGATTCCGGGCCTCACGCAGAAGGCCATCACTAGCTTTGCTGATTTTGAGCGGCATTTCCTGCCAGCCAGCCGAAATCGGACGGTGGGAGCCACCCGGCTCAACCAGCGCTCTTCCCGCAGTCATGCTGTGCTCCTGGTTAAG GTGGATCAGCGAGAACGCTTGGCCCCGTTTCGCCAGCGGGAAGGGAAACTCTACTTGATTGACTTGGCTGGCTCAGAGGACAACCGCCGCACAGGCAACAAGGGCCTGAGGCTGAAGGAGAGTGGAGCCATCAACACCTCCCTGTTTGTATTGGGCAAGGTGGTGGATGCTTTGAACCAGGGCCTCCCTCGGGTACCCTACCGGGACAGCAAGCTCACTCGCCTGTTGCAG GACTCTTTGGGTGGCTCAGCCCACAGCATCCTCATTGCCAACATTGCCCCTGAGAGACGCTTCTACCTGGACACAGTCTCTGCACTCAACTTTGCAGCCAGGTCCAAGGAGGTGATCAACCGGCCTTTTACCAATGAGAGCCTGCAGCTTCCTG TCTTGGCACCTGTAAAACTGTCTCAGAAAGAACTGCTAGGCCCATCAGAGGCAAAGAGAGCCCGAGGCCCTGAGGAAGAGGAAACTGGGAGTCCCGAACTCCCAATagctccagcctctgcctcccaGAAACTCAG CCCTCTACAGAAGCTAAGCAGCATGGATCCAGCAATGCTGGAGCGCCTTCTAAGCTTGGACCGTCTGCTGGGCTCCCAGGGGAGCCAGGGGACCCCTCTGCTGAGCACCCCAAAGCGAGAGCGGATGGTGCTTATGAAGACAGTGGAAGAGAAGGATTTGGAAATTGAG AGGCTTAAGATGAAGCAAAAAGAACTGGAAGCCAAAGTGCTGGCCCAGGAGGCTGCTGACCCCAAGGAGAAAGAGAACTACTCTTCCACAATGCTCAGACCCCTTGCTCGCCGTACAGTCACAGTGGCTAAGCCCCTTAAAAAGGCAGTGGTGATGCCTCTACAACTGA TTCAGGAGCAGGCAGCATCCCCAAATGCCGAGATCCATATCTTGAAGAAGAAAGGCCGGAAGAGAAAG CTGGAGTCCCTGGATGCATCACAGCCAGAGAAGGCTGAGGACGGCTGGGAGCTGCAGATCAGCCCAGAGCTACTGGCCCATGGTCGCCAAAAAATATTAGATCTGCTGAACGAAGGCTCAGCCCGTGATCTGCGCAGCCTGCAGCGCATTGGCCAAAAGAAGGCTCAGCTCATCGTGGGCTGGAGGGAGCTCCACGGCCCCTTCAGCCAG GTTGAGGACCTGGAACGCGTGGAGGGCATGTCGGGGAAACAGATGGAGTCGTTCCTGAAG gcaaacATCCTGGGTCTTGCCGCGGGCCAGGGCTGTGGCCCCTCCTGA